A part of Bacteroidota bacterium genomic DNA contains:
- a CDS encoding RagB/SusD family nutrient uptake outer membrane protein, with protein MTNYFRKARRLAFVAMLAPALLLGGCTDLGEEVFSGVEPENFFQTEAEVTAALVPVYAQLRAMLWAYHNLSQVSSDETIVPTRGEDWADGGRWLNMHRHNWDANLPDLNDAWVAAYTGVARANALLLNLEQIEIANKADIVAEVETLRAFYYYQLLDLFGGVPIVGDEEGEFLVDPDNPPVPNTRAEVYDFIVAELEAARQVLPDEAPVYGRMTKAAADAILANLYLNAAVFRNSSDGISTSGYNSCMSTNTCDDAIAAADRVINSGIYELVDDWASNFTPDNVAVPEHLFVVQHSNAENGLGMNFPMRYLHYNQYSPSPWNGFSTIAETYNSFADNDSRKGIFLVGQQTSFDTGTNVDDRNGDPLIYTPDCTPGDAQITNTTEGACVRVAKFPPDLSAPGGDGHSNDYAFFRLAEMYLIRAEAKNEMGMTADAIADINVLRERVFNADADGAGTLDQFLLNAGDFDQASLRDRLLNERLYELMYEAKRRQDLIRYGLYEDAWEFKEASSAIRVLFPIPQQQLNANPNLVQNSGY; from the coding sequence ATGACTAACTACTTCCGCAAGGCCCGTCGCCTCGCCTTCGTGGCGATGCTGGCCCCAGCGCTCCTGCTCGGCGGTTGCACCGACCTCGGCGAAGAGGTCTTCAGCGGCGTCGAACCGGAGAACTTCTTCCAGACCGAGGCGGAGGTGACTGCCGCCCTCGTCCCCGTCTATGCCCAGCTCCGCGCGATGCTCTGGGCGTACCACAACCTCAGCCAGGTGTCGTCCGACGAGACTATCGTCCCGACCCGCGGCGAGGACTGGGCTGACGGTGGCCGCTGGCTCAACATGCACCGCCACAACTGGGACGCCAACCTGCCCGACCTCAACGACGCATGGGTGGCTGCCTACACCGGTGTCGCCCGCGCCAACGCCCTGCTCCTCAACTTGGAGCAGATCGAGATCGCCAACAAGGCGGACATCGTTGCTGAGGTGGAGACGCTCCGCGCGTTCTACTACTACCAGCTCCTCGACCTCTTCGGAGGCGTGCCGATTGTCGGCGACGAGGAAGGTGAGTTCCTCGTGGACCCGGACAACCCGCCCGTGCCAAACACCCGCGCTGAAGTCTACGACTTCATCGTTGCTGAGCTCGAAGCGGCCCGCCAGGTTCTCCCCGACGAAGCTCCAGTCTACGGCCGCATGACGAAGGCTGCTGCCGACGCCATTCTCGCCAACCTCTACCTCAACGCTGCAGTCTTCCGCAACTCCTCGGACGGCATCAGCACGAGCGGTTACAACTCGTGCATGTCCACCAACACGTGTGACGACGCCATTGCAGCTGCGGACCGCGTCATCAACTCGGGCATCTACGAACTCGTTGACGACTGGGCGTCCAACTTCACGCCGGACAACGTGGCGGTGCCTGAGCACCTCTTCGTGGTCCAGCACTCGAACGCGGAGAACGGCCTCGGGATGAACTTCCCGATGCGCTACCTGCACTACAACCAGTACAGCCCGTCGCCGTGGAACGGCTTCTCGACCATCGCCGAGACCTACAACTCGTTCGCGGACAACGACAGCCGCAAGGGCATCTTCCTGGTTGGTCAGCAGACCAGCTTCGACACGGGTACCAACGTGGACGATCGCAACGGCGACCCGCTCATCTACACGCCGGACTGCACCCCGGGTGACGCGCAGATCACCAACACGACGGAAGGCGCCTGCGTCCGCGTTGCCAAGTTCCCGCCGGACCTCAGCGCTCCGGGCGGCGACGGCCACTCGAACGACTATGCCTTCTTCCGCCTCGCTGAGATGTACCTCATCCGTGCCGAGGCCAAGAATGAGATGGGCATGACGGCGGACGCCATTGCCGACATCAACGTCCTGCGTGAGCGCGTCTTCAACGCGGACGCCGACGGCGCTGGCACGCTTGACCAGTTCCTCCTGAATGCTGGCGACTTCGACCAGGCGTCGCTCCGCGATCGCCTCCTCAACGAGCGTCTCTACGAGCTCATGTACGAGGCCAAACGTCGTCAGGACCTCATCCGCTACGGCCTCTATGAGGACGCATGGGAGTTCAAGGAAGCCAGCTCGGCCATCCGGGTCCTCTTCCCGATCCCGCAGCAGCAGCTGAACGCGAACCCCAACCTGGTCCAGAACAGCGGCTACTAA